In Patescibacteria group bacterium, the sequence CCAGTGTTCTTTACGGGCGGGTTGCCTGCAAGCTGTTCCGGGTGAGGGCAATCCCGACAGTCCTATCGTATTTATTGGCGAAGGACCCGGGAGAGTAGAAGACCAGGAGGGGCGCCCTTTTGTCGGTCCAGCTGGGCACGTTTTAGTCAAACTCCTAGCTAGTATCGGATTGAAACGAGAGGATGTTTACATTACTAATGTAGTAAAATGCCGCCCGCCGGGTAATCGCGATCCTCTCCCCGCCGAAGTAGACGAACATCATATATTTTTGCAACAGGAATTGGATTTAATCCAACCTAAGTTAATTGTGCTATTGGGTCGGCATGCCCTGCATTGGTTTTTGCCGAATGAACAGATTTCAAAAGCGCGAGGTAAAGCTAAACGACAGGGGCAATACGTTTATTTTCCGATTTATCATCCCGCTGCCACCTTGCATAATCCCAATCTCGCGCAGGATTTACAAAATGATTTCTTGAAAATCCCGGTTGTTCTCCAAAAAATAGCCGAATTGCCGGCTCCCGCCGCGGCCTCACCAACTGCCATCAATCCATCCCCTCAACCGCCTGCTCAACTCGCCATATTTTAATTAATCAATTATGAAAACAAGATCGGACAGACCTCACAAATCCCAGCGGCCCCATAAACCGACTAAACCAGTTTATCCCATTAACTCCAAGGGCGTTTTAAGGTTCATTCCTTTAGGCGGATTAGATGGAATTGGGATGAATATGCTGTTGCTGGAATACGGGGATGATATTGTAGCTTTGGATTGCGGCATGATGTTTCCCGATGAAACTATGCTCGGGATCGATTATGTCATTCCTGACATTTCTTATTTAAGAAAACACCGGAAAAAACTTAGAGGAGTAATTATCTCGCATGGCCATGAAGACCATGTCGGTGGCATTCCCCATCTCCTCCCCGAGTTAGGCGTGCCAGTTTATGCCAGCGTGCTCGCGAGTGCTCTGATTGAGGCGCGTTTAAGCGAATTCCCCGGGGCTAAGCAGGTCAAAGTTTATAAATACCAAGAGAATGATGAGTTAAAGCTCGGCGTGTTTCGGATCAAATTCTTCCGGGTGCTCCACAGCATTCCGGATAGTTTCGGCATTATTATTGATACTCCCCTTGGCCGAGTGGTGTATACCGGTGATTTTAAATTTGATTTAACTGCCCCTGAACCGATCACACTCGATTTCGATCGGATCACTAATGGCGGGCAGGAACAACCCCTGCTTCTCCTCTCGGAAAGCACTAATGCGGAAATGCCGGGTTCCACTATTTCGGAGCAGGAGGTGGTAGAGAGTTTTGATCGCATCTTCTCCGCTTCTAAGGGCCGATTAATCGTGTCTTCGTTCGCCTCCCGGATTGACCGGATGCAATATGTGTTAACTGCCGCCCAAAAATATGGGCGGAGAGTCACCATCTCCGGACGCAGTATGTTGAAATATTTTGATGCCGCCTCGCGCCTGGGTTATCTGAAATACCCGAAAGAATTATTAGTCCCCTTAAAAGGCGTTAGTAAAATTCCCGATGAGCAACTAGTGGTCTTGAGTACCGGTAGCCAGGGTCAACAAGGTTCGTCACTCGCGCGGATGGCCTTTAACGAACATACTCAAGTCAAAATTAAATCCGGCGATACGGTCGTGATTTCATCGTCCCCTATCCCCGGCAATGAACGGTCGGTTTCCGCGATTATTAATAATTTGTGTCGGGAAGGCGCCGAGGTTATTCATAATCGGACAATGCAGGTACATGTCACCGGCCATGCTTTCCAGGACGAGCTCAAGCTCGTATTAGATAAGCTGCGGCCCAAGTACTTTATTCCGGTGCACGGCGAATATCATATGCGCACCGCCCATAAAAAACTGGCCACTGGCTTGGGGATGACAGAAGACCATATTTTTATGATTGATAATGGCGATGTAGTGGAAATTGATAAAACCAGTGCTCGGAAGCTCAGGGAAACCGTTCCGGCCGGCGTGATTATGGTAGACGGTTTAGGTGTCGGTGACGTGGGAGAGATTGTGTTGCGGGATCGCCAAGCTATGGCCAAGGAAGGCATGTTTGTGATTATCGCCACAATAGAACGGAAAACCGGCCAGCTGGTGAGCAGTCCGGACATTATCTCGCGCGGATTTGTCTATATGCGGGAGCAGGAAGACCTGATCAATCGCACCCGAAACGAAGTCAAACGGATTCTCGGCGGTAAGCGCAAAGGTAAAAAGATGCCGGATGACTGGAACAATATCAAACAAAAAGTCCGGGAAGAGATTGGTCAATTTCTCTACAGAGAAACTGAACGTCGCCCGATGATCCTACCGGTAATAATCGAAGTCTAAATTGCCGTAGAATTTATTCAGATTTGGCAGTATCTTCCAGATCTTTGCGGACAGCTGCCTGAATGGTTTGGCTATCCTGTTCTAATTTCCGGATGGCTGATTCTTGCATGGCTTCATCGGCCTGGCGAATTTTATCTACCACTTCTGCTATGGGTTGATCAGCTGCCAAATCAGCCAAGGCTTGTTGAACTGCCGTCTTGGACTGCATTAAATTATCAGCCTGATTAGCCAGGGTTTGGGCTTTGTTAGAATTATCTAAAACCTGCTGAGTCAGGTCGGAAATTTTAGATTTGAGTTCGTCGAATTTCATATTAATTCTTTATTAATTTAAGGGGTGCCTTTGGTGCGTGTAATTTCTTCTTCAATGGCTTCTTTTTTGCGTTTAGCGGCCTGATGCGCAATTTCCTTAGGATGTAGTGTGGTAGTTTTGAATTTAGCGGCAGCTTGTTTACTTTTATCAAGCTTTTGCATCAGCGCTTCAATTTCTTTATTTGCTTCGAGTATTCGATGAGTGTGGATGTCATTCCCCTCTCTTACTAAGGTGTCTTTTTTGTTTTGCAGTAAGTTAAGAGCCTGACTAATTGTCGATGATTCTTGTTTAGCCTCTCTGAGGGTGTCATCATATTCGCCCGCTTGGGTCAAAGCTTCATCCAGTGCAGCATTAGCAGCGTCTGTTTCTGTTTGTGCCTCAGTTATCAAAAGAGCATCTGGTGCGTTTTGTCCTCCTCTAACTTGCCGATACTCCAATCGTTCAAGCTTCTTTTGGGCAGCCTCTGCTTTACGCTTCGCCTTCCCGATGATAACAGCCTGTTCTCTCTTCTTTTTTTCTGCCTCAACTTGTTCGCCCCGAGCTCTTTCTAACTCCAAGCTTTTTTGGGAAATATTTTCGTCCAATTCCGCTATTTTTTGCGTGATAGTTTTTAACTTGTCTCTTAAGTCTTCTCTCTCGCTTTGGGTAGTTCGCAAGTCATATTCCAAAGTGCTGATAGCTTCCCCCTGTTCTGCTAAAGCATCTTTGAGCTGTTCCAATTCAGTGCTTAATTTGGCTTCGGCTATGCTTTCGGGTTGTAATTTTTCTTCTAAGATGGCAATTTTCCGATCTAACTCAGCTTGTTTAATATTTTTTTCCTGTTCGGCTTGGCTGCGCTTTTTGGTCCTTTTAACTTCTATTTTTTCTTTGGCAAACTTTTCCGCAGCCTGGACTTGTTTGCTAAAAGCTTCCTCTCGAAGGTGAGTATCTTTTTGAGTTGATTGTTTAGCCAGTTCTGCTCGTAAGCGATTTTGTTCTTGCTGGTGTTGAAGATCCAACGCTGCTAAACTTAGCAGATCAGCCTGTTCGAAATCAGACCTGCTATCACCCATCCGATAGGCCGTTTGGTCTTTTCTAGGCCGATGCATTTGTTTAATCGCCAAAACTATTTCAGTTTCCTGAACTTTTTGCTGAGCCTCTTTAATGGCGGTGCCATATTCTGTGACCAGTTGGGAACGATTTTTATTCCAGTCCGATGTGTATTTTTCATAGTCTTTTTGCTTATATTGCAAGAAGTGTTCTTGAGCGTCCAGACTCCACTTGATCGATTCTAAATCAGCCATCGCTTCGACTTGCTCGGCTTCAGTAAATTCTTCTCCGGGCTGGAGGACAATCCCTTCTAATAAAGAACACTGTTGTTTTAACTCTAAAACATTGGCTTCGGCTTCTCGTAAGTCTCTCTCGATCATTCTTTCTTCGTCGCGGATTTTTCCTAATTCAGCATAAAGTTGACCTTCTAATTGACGCTTATTACGCTTGGCTTCAAATTGCAAATCTTTTTGGCGCCGAGTTTCTTTATTCCGGAGCCATGTTCCGATGGGATTGGTCCAAATGTTATTCAGCCGATGAGGGGGGCGATATTTTTTCTCAATACTGGGGTAACGCTCGAACACGTCTTCGGCTCGAGCAATTTGTTTAATGACATCTGTCTGTTCCTTTTCCTTAATTTCCCTCTCATATAACAGAGGTTCAGCATCTGAGGTATCTTCAAATGATTTTCTTAGTCTAGAGGCTTTCTCTCTCGCACCTTGCCGGATTTCATCAAAATCATCCTCTGGGGATTCAGATGAAATAGGTTGTTCTCTTTGCTCTGCCATGGATTTCTTGCTTAGTTTTACTATTATTTTATTATATCACCAATAGAGTTTTTTGTCAATAAGAGATTAGTTCCAGGGTTTCTCCTCCTCTAAATCGCTCTATGCTATAATTAACCTGTTATTGAGGCGATTTTTTAATGGCAAAACCCCGAAAAAAGAAAAAACAGTACCGCTACCGTTCCTATCAGACCTCTAAATGGGTAGATGGACTGAATTTAGATTTGGAATTAGAGCCGCATATCTTACGCGAGATTGTGGCAGTATTGTTGATAGGGTTGGGAGTGTTTACTTTACTGGCAATCTTAGGAGCAGCAGGCGGTGTCGGCAGTGTCTTCTTTACGGCTTTGCGGATAGGATTGGGTTGGACTAGTTTTATCTTGCCGGTAGTATTAGTCGGTG encodes:
- a CDS encoding uracil-DNA glycosylase; translated protein: MSDKLAALQKIISDVKSHQCSLRAGCLQAVPGEGNPDSPIVFIGEGPGRVEDQEGRPFVGPAGHVLVKLLASIGLKREDVYITNVVKCRPPGNRDPLPAEVDEHHIFLQQELDLIQPKLIVLLGRHALHWFLPNEQISKARGKAKRQGQYVYFPIYHPAATLHNPNLAQDLQNDFLKIPVVLQKIAELPAPAAASPTAINPSPQPPAQLAIF
- a CDS encoding ribonuclease J → MKTRSDRPHKSQRPHKPTKPVYPINSKGVLRFIPLGGLDGIGMNMLLLEYGDDIVALDCGMMFPDETMLGIDYVIPDISYLRKHRKKLRGVIISHGHEDHVGGIPHLLPELGVPVYASVLASALIEARLSEFPGAKQVKVYKYQENDELKLGVFRIKFFRVLHSIPDSFGIIIDTPLGRVVYTGDFKFDLTAPEPITLDFDRITNGGQEQPLLLLSESTNAEMPGSTISEQEVVESFDRIFSASKGRLIVSSFASRIDRMQYVLTAAQKYGRRVTISGRSMLKYFDAASRLGYLKYPKELLVPLKGVSKIPDEQLVVLSTGSQGQQGSSLARMAFNEHTQVKIKSGDTVVISSSPIPGNERSVSAIINNLCREGAEVIHNRTMQVHVTGHAFQDELKLVLDKLRPKYFIPVHGEYHMRTAHKKLATGLGMTEDHIFMIDNGDVVEIDKTSARKLRETVPAGVIMVDGLGVGDVGEIVLRDRQAMAKEGMFVIIATIERKTGQLVSSPDIISRGFVYMREQEDLINRTRNEVKRILGGKRKGKKMPDDWNNIKQKVREEIGQFLYRETERRPMILPVIIEV